The sequence TATAGGAATTTTTTCTAAGGAATTTTTCGTACTACTTCCCATAGAATTTCTAGCATCCACTCACATCTTTGAAACAATCATTTGTTTTTCctatgatgcaatcaaacaacacAAAAACTTGTAGAATTGAGATGAGTATGACATTTCAATCCTATGTTTTTCTTATGCCCGGCATTTTATAACCCTGCGAATCAAACACATATACAAAACAAGAATTTACTTATTAGCCAATAACTCAATATAGAACACCACTGtagttttctactccctctgtaccgaaataGTTGTCGTTGGAATAGCTGAAGTTCAGCTACTCGAGCGACGATTATTTTGGTACAGAGGGAGTACGagtttatattttatatttatagTATGAGGAGAACGCATAACACCAAATGAGGTTTGAGATTTGCGGGAGCCCTATGCTTGATTCTACTTCACAGACTGTGCATATGTTACCCTAGTGAATAAATATGGCACATCCGTTGTGAGCTGAGTCGAGTCCATATGCTTCTTTTCCGCGGCGAAATTTATATGGTTAGGAACAAACAAACTGGCTCCCATGAATAGGTTGTGCGTATGTTCGGTTCTGCTTCATTGGGTTCAAATAGAAACTGATCTTTGACACACTGTCATTTGAGCAGGAGGTAGAGTACATGGAATTAACATGGAGAGCGAAGATGGTTGGCCCAACCTTGCCATCATTCTACCTCAACGATGATCGCCTACCATCCAATAAATCATATGGTTTTAACTTTTTCAACGGTGATGCACTGTGCATGGATTGGCTAGAGAAGCAAAGCAATTCATCCGTTGTGCTGGTGTCCTATGGGACTGTCTCTAATTATGATGCAACCCAGCTAGAGGAGCTTGGCAATGGACTGTGCAATTCCGGTAAACCTTTTCTCTGGGTTGTAAGGTCCAACGAGGAACACAAGTTATCCAAAGAACTCAAGGAAAAATGTGAGAAGATTGGATTAATTGTCTCATGGTGCCCCCAACTTGAGGTTCTTGCACATAGGGCTATTGGTATGACATCACACAACATACTTCTTTTCATTCTTTGTTGCACAAGGTTATTACAAGATATGGCAAAACGATGGTGATAATAAtattttaatttttaattcttGACATACATGCAGCTTGCTTTGTTACCCACTGTGGATGGAACTCGACACTAGAGGCACTTGTTAATGGTGTACCTCTTGTGGGTATTCCGCATTGGGCTGACCAACCCACCATTGCAAAGTATATGGAGAGTGCATGGAGCATGGGTGTGCGTGTACCGAAGGACAATAATGGATATCTAAAGATGGAGGAGCTTGAGAGGTGCATTAGAGAGGTGATGGATGTGGAGAGAAAGGATGAGTACAAAAGAAATGTTGTGAAGTGGATGCAAAAGGCCAAGGAGGCAATGCGGGAAGGAGGAAGTTCAGACAAGAATATCATAGAATTCGCTACCAAGTATTCATCAATATAAAGTTTGAACAATGTTTTACTTCAATATAAGCAAGTAGGCAGTGATTTCAGCCTTACAAAAGTTTAGAGTGGCCGACATTTTCCATATGTAATTGTAGTGATATCttcttcatgaaggaaatatgccctagatgcaataataaagctattatttattttcttatatcatgataaatgtttattattaatgctagaattgtattaaccggaaacttagtacatgcgtgaatacatagacaaaacatagtgtccctagtatgcctctacttgactagctcgttaatcaaagatggttatgtttcctaaccatagacatgtgttgtcatttgatgaatgtgatcacatcattaggagaatgatgtgatggacaagacccatccgttagcttagcattatgatcgttacagtttcattgctactgctttcttcatgacttacatatgttcctcacactatgagattatgcaactcccgaatatcggaggaacaccttgtgtgctatcaaacgtcacaacataattgtgtgattataaagatgctctacaggtgtctctgaaggtgtttgttgggttggcatatatcgagattaggatttgtcactccgtgtttcggagaggtatctctggaccttctcggtaatgatcatcactataagccttgcaatgtaacgccctcgatgcggctatatctcccacgtgtcgaagcacgacttagaggcataaccgcattgaaagcaatgtcgcaagtgaggtaatcttcacacaacccatgtaatacataagggaaagagatacatagttggcttacaatcgccacttcacacaattacatgaataaagcattacatcatccagatacaatcaaggtccgactacggaaccaaaataaaagaagaaccccaaatgcgacaaaggtccccgatcgaccccaactgggctccactactgatcaactagaacgaaacaacacaaagggcaagatcttcatcgagctcctccttgagcttggttgcgtcacctgctcggtaacataggcacctgcaaactggttttggaagtatctgtgagccacggggactcagcaatctcgcacccgcgagatcaagactatttaagcttataggaaggatggagtaatgaggtagagctgcagcaagcgactagcatatatggtggctaacatacgcaattgagagcgagaagagaaggcaaagcacggtcgataaaagtatgatcaagaagtgatcctatagcaacctacgtcaagcataactccaacaccgtgttcacttcccggactccgccgagaagagaccatcacggttacacacacggttgatgtattttaattaaggtcaacttcgggttttctacaaccggacgttaacaaattcccatctgcctcataacagcgggcacggctttcgaaagatactaccctgcaggggtgtcccaacttagcccatcacaagctctcacggtcaatgaaggaatagacctccacccgagacgttccgatcagactcggtatcccggtacaacaagacatttcgacagggtaaaactaaaccagcaacaccgcccgaatgtgccgacaaatcccgataggagctgcacatatctctttcttagggcacactcagatgagcaatctgtacaactaaaaccaaacctcgagtttccccgagggggcgctgcacagggctctagtttggaccaacactcagaggagcactggcccgggggggttagaataaagatgacccttgagtctgcagaacccaagggaaggtggtaggttgttagtgcaaatggtaaaaccaatgttgggcattgctggaagagctttacttaaggcgaactgtcaaggggttcccattatagcccaaccgtgtaaggaacgcaaaatccgggaacataacaccgatatgacggaaactagggcggcaagagtggaacaaaacaccaggcataaggccgagccttccaccctttaccaagtatatagatgcattaattaaataagata comes from Triticum aestivum cultivar Chinese Spring chromosome 5B, IWGSC CS RefSeq v2.1, whole genome shotgun sequence and encodes:
- the LOC123115984 gene encoding UDP-glucosyltransferase UGT13248, with protein sequence MEPTVTAATATTSSSVCHGAGGGGARVLLLPVPGAQGHTNPMLQLGRRLAYHGLRPTLVATRYVLSTTPPPGSPFGVAAISDGCDAGGMASCPDTAEYFSRLAAVGSETLRELLLSEARAGRPVRVLVYDAHLAWARRVAQASGVAAAAFFSQPCAVDVVYGELWAGRLALPATDGRALLARGALGVELGLEDMPPFAAVPESQPTFLKVSVGQFEGLEDADDVLVNSFRDLEPKEVEYMELTWRAKMVGPTLPSFYLNDDRLPSNKSYGFNFFNGDALCMDWLEKQSNSSVVLVSYGTVSNYDATQLEELGNGLCNSGKPFLWVVRSNEEHKLSKELKEKCEKIGLIVSWCPQLEVLAHRAIACFVTHCGWNSTLEALVNGVPLVGIPHWADQPTIAKYMESAWSMGVRVPKDNNGYLKMEELERCIREVMDVERKDEYKRNVVKWMQKAKEAMREGGSSDKNIIEFATKYSSI